The sequence CCAGTGGTTGTCCGGTTTGGTTTTCCGTGGACATGCAAAGCTTTGCGGCTTGCCGCCGCACAGTGCGGTAAGGCTTTGCCTTACCGTGACTGTGAAAAATAAAAAGGAGGCTACTCCTCGGGTGCTGAGGCGTAGCCTCAGTCTCGTTCAGGATCGCGGCCGGAAAGGCGAAGCCTTTCCGCACTGTGCTGCGGCAAAGCCGCAACCGTGGCCGGATCGTAAAGTACACATCGCACTGTCACGTCTTCGCCTGCCGGATACAAAGGAATCTCTCCTTCGCGACAACGCGGCATGCGATAGGGACAGCGCGGCTCAAAGTGACAGCCGGGCGGCAATGCCGTCGGTTTCGGCACGACGCCTTCAATTGTCTGCAAGCGTTCCTGTTTGACGACGTCCTTCATCGTCAGCTTGGGCACCGAACGGATCAGACCTTCCGTGTACGGATGCTTTGGCCGCGCAAACAATTCAGCGACAGGTGATTCTTCGACAATCCTTCCCGTGTACATCACGCAGACGCGATCAGCGACTTCGGCAACGACGCCGAGATCGTGCGTGATCAGCAGTACCGCGAGATGGCGCGTCTTCCTCAGATTGTCGAGGAGCTCGAGAATCTGCGCCTGAATCGTCACGTCGAGCGCAGTGGTCGGTTCGTCCGCAATTAGCAGTTCGGGATCGCACGCGAGCGCCATCGCAATCATTACCCGTTGCCGCATGCCGCCGGACAGCTGGTGGGGATAATCGTCCGCACGCATTTCCGGATCGGGAATCGCAACTTCGTGCATTGCCTGGACGGCCGCCTGGCGCGCAGCCTTCCGTGAAAGCCCACGATGAAGACGTAGCGCCTCAGCTATCTGCTCGCCA is a genomic window of Pyrinomonadaceae bacterium containing:
- a CDS encoding ABC transporter ATP-binding protein, producing the protein MHLLEVRNLKTHFPTRAGIVRAVDDVSFYIDRGELLGLVGESGCGKSMTALSIMRLIAPPGKIVGGELLFKDRDLMKLSNAEMRAIRGDDIAMIFQDPMTSLNPVFTVGEQIAEALRLHRGLSRKAARQAAVQAMHEVAIPDPEMRADDYPHQLSGGMRQRVMIAMALACDPELLIADEPTTALDVTIQAQILELLDNLRKTRHLAVLLITHDLGVVAEVADRVCVMYTGRIVEESPVAELFARPKHPYTEGLIRSVPKLTMKDVVKQERLQTIEGVVPKPTALPPGCHFEPRCPYRMPRCREGEIPLYPAGEDVTVRCVLYDPATVAALPQHSAERLRLSGRDPERD